A window of Oryza glaberrima chromosome 2, OglaRS2, whole genome shotgun sequence genomic DNA:
GTAACTTACCTTATTTGCTCCTATGAATGTTCCCCTGTTGACCATTTAAACTCAGTTTATGCCCCTTATTATTGACCCTCCCACCACCCTCCTGTAACTGTTCTGTGAACTATGATGGAACATGTCAATTTTGCCCTTCTTCCCCCTCAATTCCTTCATTGCCATCTTATATATCTTCATTGGACGGCATTTCCCCATCTTGTCTTCTGCTGGTACCGTGGACGGGAGGCTAATTGGCCAAAGAAGAGGGAGGCAGCGGAGAAACAGAGATCATCAAAGCTGTCTGTCTCATGCAAATCTGCCATCCACACCATTCGTCGAGCTCATGACACCATTTTTTCACTGGGCCACTGGAGCTCATGACACCATGACTGTCCTTCCATGGCCTACTGCCTTTGTTGAGATTACGACAGTTTTGTGGCCCTACCTAGTCTTTCCCAAGCTCACAGCATCCATGGCTGGTGTCATCAGATCTTGCCACAGACATACTGCTCTGTCTTTCACCAATCTCTTGACTGCCACAGCCCTCTTGCCATAAACAAAAATGTGATTTGCTGCAATTTACAGATTACAGAGAGAGTTATAGAGAAGATTAGATCAACATGGAAATCAGGCCTATACGGAAACCATGGGATCTATCTATTCTAAATTCCTAACCATTTTTCCCCTAATAGTGGAAATCAAGTAAAATGCAAGTGCCCTGATTGTTGCCGGATGGAAGAAATCGGacgggagagagaaaaaagtgagagtgaaaaggaaaaggtgaggaaggaaaagaagaaactgACAGTGGCCGGGATCAGGGGTACAGCTGCTATATGAGCAAAATAGTGAGAAGAATATTCGATTAACTGTATAGCATACTAACAGAATGTAACTGGAAGGGGAAAAGAGGAGTGAAAGTTGAGTTGGCAAATGAGGGATTATAGTTTCTGTAAGGGGAAACGAAAAGAATTTTCTCTACAGAGTGAAAACACGGGCAACAATATTCATATTAGATGCCCCTATCATGCGAGCttattattatttgaaaatttattcCTCATTTTCATGAGTGGCGAATCTTTGGTTGGCACTAACTTTGGTGTAATCCTGAGGTATTAAGTTAGTTGATGAACATAGAGTAACTTGTTATTTATCCTCTGGTTCTCAAAAACCTTTTGTATGTTTTACCAGGAGATGCCTTATATGATATGAAACAAAAACTGAATGTTACTGGCAATCAGCTTTCGGATTGGAACCAAAATCAAGTCAACCCTTGTACATGGAATTCTGTAATTTGTGACAATAACAACAATGTTATTCAAGTGTAAGTTGGAGCTCATGCACCTTCTCATCTTGTACACTTAAATTTTATACTGATTCCCACCTCTGCTCTTTGTCctgtttgttttcattttttatgatAATGCTTTCCTACAGAACATTGGCTGCTCGTGGATTTGCTGGAGTTTTGTCACCAAGAATTGGAGAACTGAAATATTTGACTGTCCTGTGAGTACATTATTCTATTATGTAGATTAATAATACTTGGGAATTCAATATATGAGTGTTCAATAAATGGTTATGAAGTTGGTAGGAAAACCACAATCTATACtaaattaagagaaaaatattttctcaatACTTGAAAGTATTTCTGTAATTTGAAAACTATAAATAGGTGGCATGAGTAATTCCAACAAGTTTGTGCTGACCCCAGAAACTGTTGCTAATATTGCTTTCAGTTCCTCTATTTAATCCCTTTTTAAAAGGCAAACACTAAGGTAGAACCCTACTGGAAAATTATTggatcaaaataaaataaatatgcaataaaaaagttaaaaaaatcaagaagtCCAAGCACCCAACTCTGCAAGATCTGCACAAAATCTTAAGGTCAATTCTATGGAGTTCTGTTCCTGGTAGTTTTTTTCCTGTGCTTTCTTGTTGATTGGGGTTAACTGTAGTTTCATGACAGGTCTGAGTTCAACTGATTTTTTCAGTATAAAAGATCAATTTCTGCTAACCAGTAACCATAAAACCATTTTTAACTGAGAGAAATGCATTGTACCAATGTTACAACTGCTAATTCTTGATTTTGGAAGGTGGTGTGAGTATGTTTTTGTGTCCTGCATGAACTGATGGTTAGGTTAATTGCAATATGATTCTCCTATCGATTCTCTCCAACTATTATGAAATGCTGTTGTGTATGATCTTGCAGGTCCTTGGCTGGTAATAGGATTTCCGGTGGCATACCAGAGCAATTTGGTAATCTTTCTAGTTTGACAAGCTTAGATTTAGAAGACAACCTTTTGGTGGGAGAAATACCAGCTTCTCTTGGCCAGCTTTCTAAGCTCCAGTTGTTGTAAGTATATCTGCATTTCATCATTCTCTTCTTTTGGTGCATACAATCAAAATGATTCATCATTTTTCATGCTTTCTGTCCTTTTTGTCACCTGACCAGGATACTTAGTGATAATAATTTCAATGGATCAATTCCTGACAGTCTAGCAAAAATCTCAAGCTTGACTGACATGTAAGAGTATACATCTTGGCTAAGTATGatctcttttttaaaatttctgtTTCTGCTAACACTAGTTCATCTTCCATTTGTTGacaaacaacttttttttttatggcagCCGGCTGGCAAACAATAATCTGTCTGGTCAGATACCTGGTCCGTTGTTCCAAGTAGCACGTTACAAGTATGTCAAGATCTCTCTAAAAACAGTTtaatccaatttttttaaaaacctgAGTGACTGATGAAAGTTCAATTTTCATGAATAGCTTTTCTGGTAATCACTTAAATTGTGGAACCAACTTCCCCCACTCTTGCTCAACCAACATGTCCTACCAGAGTAGGTTAAATCCTCAttagtttatttatatatttactgATACGGAGTTTGTCTCCTAGAAAAGATGTCACCTTATAATTCTGTACTATTTCTTAATTGTTCTAGAATTTTTCATATTACAGGTGGATCCCATAGCTCAAAAATTGGCATAGTACTTGGAACAGTTGGAGGAGTAATAGGACTTCTCATTGTAGCTGCTCTCTTTCTGTTCTGTAAAGGGAGGAGGAAAAGCCATCTGCGGGAAGTTTTTGTGGATGTAGCAGGTATTTGTTTTCATGTTCTTgtagttgatttatttttagtaCCTGCATCTATCATCAGTTTTTGTGGTTGTGGCAGGTTACTTCTTTTGTGGCTTTGTGGTTAGGTTTATTAGTTCCTGCATAATTATTTCTCTTGCTAATGTCTCCTGGTTACACAAATGCTACATGTTCTTGTGTAAATTGTAACTTATCCGCATGATCAAAGCCGATGATTGTAAGCTATGTCCTCAATCAACCAAAACAAGCAGGTGCACCTATTTGTGACCTCAGTTTGATAAGTGTGTGATTTATGCCttaatctttttttctaaatagaACATGTGAAGGTATCTCTGTGATTTATACCTAGCTTCATGTTTGCTTGACAGTGTGCATTGAACGAAGTAatgtaaaaaaattgtgattcaCAGGTGAGGATGATCGACGAATTGCATTTGGCCAGCTCAAGAGATTTGCATGGCGAGAACTACAAATCGCGACGGATAATTTCAGTGAAAGAAATGTTCTCGGGCAGGGAGGTTTTGGTAAAGTTTACAAAGGTGTTCTTCCAGATGGTACTAAGATTGCTGTAAAACGATTGACTGATTATGAAAGTCCTGGTGGTGAGGCCGCCTTCTTGCGTGAGGTGGAGCTGATTAGTGTTGCAGTTCACCGCAATCTTCTAAAATTGATTGGCTTCTGCACAACACAAACAGAGCGCCTCCTGGTATATCCATTCATGCAGAATTTGAGTGTTGCCTACCGATTGCGAGGTATCAATATCGTACTTCTCCATCCCTAATGCCCTATTGCCTTATAAAGTTTGCTTAAATGTGCTGCTATTATTATTTGGAGTATCTGTGAACAGAATTTTGTCATTTGCTTAATTTACGGTTACAGATGGTGGGCATTGAGTTTTTcagtttaatattttaaataaaccTCAAGTCATGCACTCATGTGGTTGATTTGTATTTTCTATAGACTTGAAAAttgataaaattaatttaacCTTTATAGTTATTTGGTGTGAGCTTCATGGCATATTGTTTGTTGTGTTGAAATCGATGCAGATTTTAAGCCTGGAGAACCTGTCTTAAACTGGCCAGAAAGAAAACGGGTGGCCATTGGTACAGCACGTGGACTAGAATATCTGCATGAACACTGCAACCCAAAGATCATACACCGTGATGTCAAAGCGGCGAATGTCTTGCTTGATGAGGACTTTGAACCTGTTGTTGGTGATTTTGGACTAGCGAAGCTAGTGGATGTGCAGAAGACATCTGTCACTACTCAAGTCCGTGGAACAATGGGTCACATAGCACCTGAATATCTATCCACAGGGAAGTCATCAGAGAGAACTGATGTTTTTGGCTACGGGATCATGCTTCTTGAGCTTGTGACTGGCCAGCGTGCCATTGACTTCTCACGCT
This region includes:
- the LOC127763239 gene encoding LRR receptor kinase SERK2 → MRELRVAVLIIAVSLPSFSASDRQGDALYDMKQKLNVTGNQLSDWNQNQVNPCTWNSVICDNNNNVIQVTLAARGFAGVLSPRIGELKYLTVLSLAGNRISGGIPEQFGNLSSLTSLDLEDNLLVGEIPASLGQLSKLQLLILSDNNFNGSIPDSLAKISSLTDIRLANNNLSGQIPGPLFQVARYNFSGNHLNCGTNFPHSCSTNMSYQSGSHSSKIGIVLGTVGGVIGLLIVAALFLFCKGRRKSHLREVFVDVAGEDDRRIAFGQLKRFAWRELQIATDNFSERNVLGQGGFGKVYKGVLPDGTKIAVKRLTDYESPGGEAAFLREVELISVAVHRNLLKLIGFCTTQTERLLVYPFMQNLSVAYRLRDFKPGEPVLNWPERKRVAIGTARGLEYLHEHCNPKIIHRDVKAANVLLDEDFEPVVGDFGLAKLVDVQKTSVTTQVRGTMGHIAPEYLSTGKSSERTDVFGYGIMLLELVTGQRAIDFSRLEEEDDVLLLDHVKKLQREGQLGSIVDRNLNQNYDDEEVEMMIQIALLCTQSSPEDRPSMSEVVRMLEGEGLAERWEEWQQVEVTRRQEYERMQRRFDWGEDSVYNQEAIELSGGR